Proteins encoded in a region of the Elaeis guineensis isolate ETL-2024a chromosome 7, EG11, whole genome shotgun sequence genome:
- the LOC105032193 gene encoding uncharacterized protein At2g34460, chloroplastic gives MAVGVTATAFLRTPFPPRLALISSTARPIPPKSFFPSILAAKMEAASPAADKMEQETRIEGKKKKIFVAGSTGKTGKRIVEQLLSKGFEVRAGALDIDKARSSLPQDPNVQIVRADVTAGSDKLVEAIGDAEAVVCATGFRPSWDIFAPWKVDNFGTVNLVEACRKIGVNRFILISSILVNGAAMGQVFNPAYIVLNVFGLTLIAKLQAEQYIRKSGINYTIIRPGGLRNDPPTGNIVMEPEDTLYEGSISRDQVAEVAVEALFCQDSFYKVVEIVSRIDAPKRSLEDLFSAIKQN, from the exons ATGGCTGTCGGCGTTACGGCTACTGCTTTCCTCCGGACTCCATTTCCACCACGTCTCGCCCTCATATCCTCCACCGCTCGCCCTATCCCCCCGAAATCCTTCTTTCCATCCATTTTAGCTGCAAAG ATGGAGGCAGCGAGTCCAGCTGCGGATAAGATGGAGCAAGAAACGAGGAttgagggaaagaagaagaagatcttcgtcgCAGGGTCTACCGGCAAAACCGGGAAGAGGATCGTCGAGCAGCTGCTTTCGAAGGGATTCGAAGTGCGGGCAGGTGCTCTCGATATCGATAAGGCGAGAAGCAGCCTTCCGCAGGACCCCAATGTGCAGATT GTGAGGGCAGATGTCACGGCGGGGTCGGACAAGTTGGTTGAAGCTATTGGTGATGCGGAGGCGGTGGTTTGCGCCACGGGGTTTCGGCCTTCGTGGGATATCTTTGCTCCATGGAAG GTAGACAACTTTGGCACCGTGAACCTTGTAGAAGCATGCCGCAAAATTGGGGTTAACAGATTCATTCTTATCAGTTCCATTTTAGTAAATGGAGCTGCAATGGGCCAAGTCTTTAATCCAGCTTACATAGTTTTGAATGTGTTTGGACTTACTTTGATAGCAAAGCTGCAGGCAGAGCAGTACATTAGGAAGTCTGGTATAAATTATACAATCATAAGGCCTGGAGGGTTGAGAAATGATCCCCCAACTGGAAATATAGTCATGGAACCGGAG GATACTCTTTATGAAGGTTCCATATCTAGAGATCAAGTTGCCGAAGTTGCCGTCGAAGCATTATTCTGCCAGGATTCTTTCTACAAGGTGGTGGAGATTGTTTCTCGCATTGATGCTCCAAAACGTTCACTAGAGGATCTGTTTAGTGCTATTAAACAAAACTAA
- the LOC105032188 gene encoding probable folate-biopterin transporter 4, producing the protein MGIRWAKRMRETFGVPFLWLVSLIYFTQGFRSFVWTAVSYQMKDVLKLSPAASQYVVSVAYFPWSIKPVYGILSDCIPIRGRKRIPYLVISTVLSLLPWLVLGLTTSLRSSRNSLAAFLTVQNFGSAMADVVIDAMIAEAVRSEHAEFAGDLQSLSWSAMALGGICGSLLGGYTLSNLRIDTVFLLFSVLPTIQLLSCALVKEVPARSENTPDHNKQQHVEYEADVSFSSGNDSFAKTLKSGTSRRKKSSHKNGKRKKKSIKSEIQEQQNGLAAARGYLSLKSAAYSLCRAFRKPMILRPMAWFFFSNVTVPNLSTVMFYYQTEVLHLDSSFLGTARVIGWFGLMLGTYIYNLNLKHVKLRKILMFAHVGLATVILFDIVLVSQSHVQFAIPDKYMVLWGSALGDAINQFKMMPFLIISGQLCPPGIEGTLFALFMSINNLGSTLGSFLGAALASVLNISSESFDNLLLGITVQLLATLVPIAFLFLIPKEATGLTSQ; encoded by the exons ATGGGGATCCGATGGGCGAAGCGGATGAGAGAAACCTTTGGAGTTCCCTTTTTATGGCTCGTGTCGTTGATCTATTTCActcag GGTTTCAGATCATTTGTGTGGACAGCAGTTTCATACCAGATGAAAGACGTGCTCAAGCTATCACCCGCAGCATCACAATATGTGGTTTCTGTTGCATATTTTCCTTGGAGTATAAAACCAGTTTATGG TATTTTATCTGATTGCATTCCAATTAGAGGGAGGAAGCGAATACCCTACTTGGTCATATCCACTGTACTCTCTCTTTTGCCATGGCTTGTGCTTGGTCTGACAACATCTTTAAGGAGTTCACGCAATTCTCTTGCTGCGTTCTTAACAGTACAAAACTTTGGGTCTGCCATGGCAGATGTTGTTATTGATGCAATGATTGCAGAGGCTGTTCGCTCTGAGCA TGCAGAATTTGCTGGTGACCTTCAGTCATTATCTTGGTCTGCAATGGCCTTGGGAGGAATATGTGGGAGCTTGTTAGGAGGATATACATTATCCAATCTCAGAATAGACACagttttccttcttttctctGTGCTTCCAACCATCCAGCTATTGTCATGTGCTTTGGTAAAGGAGGTCCCTGCAAGATCTGAAAATACACCAGATCATAACAAACAACAACATGTAGAATATGAAGCAGATGTGAGCTTTTCAAGTGGAAATGATTCTTTCGCTAAAACATTAAAATCTGGCACTTCTAGAAGAAAAAAGAGCAGCCATAAAAATggtaaaaggaaaaagaaatccATTAAATCTGAGATTCAAGAACAGCAGAATGGCTTGGCAGCGGCAAGAGGCTATTTATCTTTGAAATCGGCTGCATATAGTTTGTGTCGGGCATTTAGAAAGCCGATGATTCTAAG ACCTATGGCATGGTTTTTCTTCTCAAATGTTACAGTTCCAAACCTCTCAACAGTCATGTTCTATTATCAGACTGAGGTGTTGCATTTGGATTCATCCTTTCTGGGGACTGCACGCGTGATTGGGTGGTTTGGCTTAATGCTTGGCACATATATTTACAATCTCAATTTGAAGCATGTGAAGCTAAGAAAAATCCTCAT GTTTGCTCACGTTGGTCTTGCCACTGTGATTCTGTTTGACATTGTCCTAGTATCTCAGTCACATGTTCAGTTTGCCATACCGGATAAGTACATGGTGCTTTGGGGTTCAGCTTTGGGTGATGCAATTAACCAATTTAA GATGATGCCATTTTTGATCATTTCTGGACAGCTATGCCCACCTGGAATTGAAGGAACGCTTTTTGCTCTATTTATGTCCATAAACAACCTTGGTTCCACGTTGGGCTCATTCTTAGGAGCTGCTTTGGCTTCAGTGCTGAACATATCATCGGAATCTTTTGATAATCTTCTCCTTGGCATTACTGTGCAACTATTAGCCACTCTTGTTCCCATTGCCTTCCTGTTTTTGATTCCGAAGGAAGCTACGGGGTTGACTTCACAATGA
- the LOC105032190 gene encoding transcription factor bHLH144, which translates to MQRDSRLFSKKASQSRGYEVGSHALESSAGACYADGATAVPSSGQALTGMKHHEFPGPLNGVEFQPSETCPKNFVIFDQTCNKSRVMFHPSLAHNFGSSSFGIDGGHAHEAGKSINKDNGSKGEYHSPYTEDTEDIDALLSSEEEEDDDDVVSTGRTPGNWGGTSFSDGMKCTKFNSTNASSSKTKKEKMKKMVRTLRGIIPGGRDQMDTPAVLDEAVKYLKSLNVEVKKLGVQNFDS; encoded by the coding sequence ATGCAGAGAGATTCGAGATTATTTTCTAAGAAGGCCTCCCAATCTCGTGGTTATGAAGTGGGCAGTCATGCTCTTGAGTCCTCTGCAGGTGCTTGCTATGCTGATGGTGCCACAGCGGTCCCTTCCTCTGGCCAAGCTCTGACAGGCATGAAGCATCATGAGTTTCCTGGGCCGCTTAATGGAGTTGAGTTCCAACCCTCTGAAACGTGTCCTAAGAACTTTGTCATCTTTGACCAGACATGTAACAAAAGCCGGGTCATGTtccacccttccttggcccacaattTTGGCTCTTCGAGCTTTGGTATCGATGGAGGTCATGCCCATGAAGCTGGCAAAAGTATCAACAAAGATAATGGCAGCAAGGGAGAATATCACTCTCCTTACACAGAGGACACAGAAGACATCGATGCATTGCTGAGttcagaagaggaagaagatgatgatgatgtggTCAGCACCGGGCGGACTCCGGGCAATTGGGGAGGCACTTCTTTTTCAGATGGAATGAAATGTACCAAGTTCAATTCTACTAATGCCAGCAGCAGCAAGACTAAAAAGGAGAAAATGAAGAAGATGGTTAGAACACTTCGGGGAATCATACCCGGTGGTAGAGACCAAATGGATACACCTGCTGTTCTTGATGAAGCTGTTAAGTACTTGAAATCCCTCAACGTGGAAGTGAAGAAGCTTGGAGTGCAGAATTTTGACAGCTGA
- the LOC105032191 gene encoding uncharacterized protein → MRPKSDHTSVGAAASAASSPSEFDSIDPILHLLRFLPYGFLRPPRLRVKLPSSLALPSPMTVFSLVLLTYFAVVSGLVYDVIVEPPGIGSTQDRSTGAVRPVVFLPGRVNGQYIIEGLSSGFMFVLGGVGLILMDLSLDRNRAHSIRISFASFGISAIVIAYMMSMLFIRIKIPGYLW, encoded by the coding sequence ATGCGACCGAAATCCGATCACACTAGCGTCGGCGCCGCGGCGTCGGCGGCCTCCTCGCCGTCGGAATTCGACTCGATCGACCCGATCCTCCACCTCCTCCGCTTCCTCCCCTACGGCTTCCTCCGCCCACCTCGTCTCCGCGTGAAGCTGCCCTCCTCCCTGGCCCTCCCCTCCCCGATGACCGTCTTCTCCCTCGTCCTCCTCACCTACTTCGCCGTCGTCTCTGGCCTCGTCTACGACGTCATCGTGGAGCCCCCCGGTATCGGCAGCACCCAGGACCGCTCCACCGGCGCCGTCCGCCCTGTCGTCTTTCTCCCCGGCCGCGTTAACGGCCAGTACATCATCGAGGGCCTCTCCTCCGGCTTCATGTTCGTACTTGGCGGCGTCGGCCTCATCCTCATGGACCTCTCCCTTGACCGCAACCGCGCCCACAGCATCCGCATCTCCTTCGCCTCCTTCGGGATCTCTGCCATCGTCATCGCCTACATGATGAGCATGCTCTTCATCCGCATCAAGATTCCTGGCTACCTCTGGTGA